The following nucleotide sequence is from Acidobacteriota bacterium.
GCCGCGCGCACCTCGCCGATCCAGTTGATTCTCGGATTCGTACAGAAGTCGTTGATGACGTTGATCTTGCCGAGCTTGCCGCCGGGTGCCCCCTGGAGGTCCGGAGTCGGACCCTTCCACTGGTAATGGACGGAACGAAAGAAAGTCTCCGCTTGTTCGCGGTGGCAGCGCAGGCAGGTTTTCGTCCCCTCGTAGTGCTCCCACAGTCCCTCGTGACCGCGGAAGGGCGAATCCGCTCCCACCCCGAGCGTGGGCGACGGCACTACCGCCGCTGCGATGGCGATGGGAGCGAGAAGGCTCCGGATCGGCATGATGCGCTCCTTTCTCACCACCTCGCCATGAGGCTCAGGGCGAACTTTCTGGCGCTGTCGTACGTCGGGAAACCGAGAACGGGCTGCGTTTCGAGGTCTTTTGGCGTCCCGAGCAGCCATCCCGATCCCGAGTAGTCGTAGCTGTAATCGATGTAGTCCAGCTTGACGAGAAATCGGTTCTCGATGCGGTGCGTCAGATAGACCTCCCAGACGTCGCCTCGTGTCTGTGTCTTCGGCGCGATGATCTCGTCCTCGGCCGCCGCGAAGTTGAACCAGTACCGTGATCCGTGGTTGTACTCGACCCCGATCTTCGTGCGGTCGTCGTTGAAGCGAAGACGCACGCCGCCGTAGAACATCGAGCCGCTGCGATCCTGCGGTGCTTCGAACGGGTCGGAGAAGAGGCCACCGAAGGGGGTCGTCACGCCGTTGGGGCTCGATTCCACATAGTTGGCGCTCACAAACCAGTCGACCGGTCCATCGCTCCGCTGGAAAACGACGCTAGCGAGATCGAGGTCGCCGAGATGGGCCGACGGGGTGTAGCGCAGGATGACGGGAGCGGGTATGGCCTGACCCGTCACCGGGTCGGCCGGAAGAACGACGAGCCCGTTGAACCCGTCGGTGACGTCGAACGCCTTCGCGACCGTCAGTTGAACGAACATGTCGTCGGTGTCCCACACGTCCCAGTTGATGCCTAGCAGCTGCACGTCGTCGAGGCGGTCGGCCGGGTTCTTCAGCACCTGGCCGTTTCCGAAGCCGGACTCGTACCCTACGCCGTAGCACAGCCGGAGGGTGGAAAAGTCATTGATATGCCAGCCGAACGTCAGGCCGTCGAACTGGAAGTCGATCACCGAGCCGGCAGGGGTTCCGCCGCGCGGTTCGTCATGCCGGAAGTTCAGCGGCACGCCGCCGGTCGAGGGACGGCGGCCGATCGAGAGGTAGACCGGCAACCCGCCGATGTCGTTCCAGGAGAAGTAGGCCCGCTCGACGCGCAGGATATCGGAGTTCGGGACGTTGGCCGTCGTGCCGTCGATGTTGATCGTCGTCGGCTGCCCGTTGAACACCCGTACGCCGGTCGAGTCGCCCCAGACTTTGTACATCGAAAGGCGCCCGTCGAAGGTGACGTTGTCGCCGACCCGCGCGCGGATCCGCAGCCGCAACCGGTTGGTGTAGAGGATGTCGTTGTCGGCGTTCGCTCCGGGCACGAAGGCAGCGGGCAGGTACATCGCGAACAGTTGCTGCTGCAACGCCGGATCGAAACCGGCCATTGCCTCCTTGAGCTGGCCGAACGTCAATTTCGAAGTGAACAGCAGCCAGTCGGCATAATGGGATTCGATCTGCGCATCGAGATCGGCGATCGATTCGGGCGGTGCCCCGACCTGCTGGAAGTAGAACAGCGTCTTCACGATCAGATTCTGCAGCACCATTCCGTCGAAGTGGTCCGGGATCTTCGCTTGAATCGTGTGAGCTTCGAACCGGAAGTCCCCCTGGAAGAGCAACCGATCGAGGGCAGCGTGGCGCTCCGGCTCGTTCAGACGTCGCTCCAGGTCCTCGATCCGCTGCTCGAGATCCTCGACCGCATCCCGCGTGGCGTCCGCGCTCACGTCGCCGTCCTTGTCGGCCGCCGCCGCGGTGCCGGTCCGTTGTTCGGTCGTTGCCGGCGCGGTCTTCGCGGCTGTAGCCGCGTGCGTCGTGGCCGCCGGGACGCCGGCCGCCAGCAGTACGATCGACGCGGCCACGATTGAGAACACCCTTCGCTCGCTCATCGTCTTTCCTCCCGGCTCAGCGCCCGCAGGTCATCGGCTGCTCCGAGTCGGCCGCGTGGTCGACTAGGAACTTCTCGAGCTGCTTACGGATCTCGGGTGTGAGGATCTCGCCCAGCGCCCGCTTCTTCTCCGGATGCGTCAGCCTGGCGTGGGTCCGGGCGAACTGCTTGGCGAAGAAGCGCTGCCACTGCATGCCGATCAGCGACGAAGGCGAGAGCGGCTTCGCGCTCCCTTTCGGCTGGTGGCAGACGCGGCAGCTCGCTTTCCACAGCTCGACCTGCGCTTTGGTTCCACTCGCGGCGAGGGCCGTGCCCAGGCCGCCTGCCGCCAGCAGCGCGGCGGCCGCGAGGGCCAGCGCTCGCACCGCGATCGCTTTTCCGGTGCTCATCGTCCTGTCTCCTTCCGCGTCTTTCCCGAGACGCGACACCGGTTAGTAAGGCAAAGGGCATGCCAGCATCAGAGACGCCCGTCGTCGCAAGTCATTGAGAAAAAAGGCCTTCGGAACCCACGCTGAGAGCAGCGGGTGCGAGCGAAACAGATTGTTTCAGGTGAGAGAAACGGTGCGTTTCGTGCGACGGATCGTTTCAGGTGACGGGGTCAGCGGATCAAGTCGTATCGCTTCATTCGCCGCCAGAGAGTCGTGCGGCTGATGCCGAGTTCGCGCGCGGAACGCGTGACGTGCCAGCGATTCCGCCGCAGCACCTCGAGGATGCGTCGCTGCTCTTCCTGCTCCGGTCCGGTGGGGACCGCTTCGTCCGGGGGAACGGTCTCCGGCGCGACGGCGCGGCGGATCGCCGGGGGCAGGAACGCGCGCTCGATGCGACCGGTCGTCGTCGTCACCATCGCGACCTCGATCGCGTGCTCCAGCTCCCGCACATTGCCTGGCCAGTCGTAGGCGAGCAGCATCGCCATCGCCCGGTTCGAGATTCCCCGGAATTCCTCCTCGCGGCCCGCGTAGTACTTCGCCCGGAATTTCTCCATGAAATGCTCGACGAGCGGCGGGATGTCGGCACGGCGCTCTCGCAGCGGTGGGAGGTGAATCTCGAGCACCGCCAGCCGGTAATAGAGGTCCTCGCGGAACCGCCCGGCGGCGACCTCCGCGGCGAGATCGCGGTTGGTCGCCGCGATGATGCGGACGTCGACCCGGCGCGAGTCGGTTCCGCCCACACGCTCGAACTGTTTGTCCTGGAGCACCCGCAGCAGCTTGGCCTGAAGCGCCGGCGAGGTGTCGGCGATCTCGTCCAGGAGGATCGTGCCGCCGTCGGCCAGCTCGAAGCGGCCGGGCTTGTCGCGCACCGCACCGGTGAA
It contains:
- a CDS encoding DUF3373 family protein produces the protein MSERRVFSIVAASIVLLAAGVPAATTHAATAAKTAPATTEQRTGTAAAADKDGDVSADATRDAVEDLEQRIEDLERRLNEPERHAALDRLLFQGDFRFEAHTIQAKIPDHFDGMVLQNLIVKTLFYFQQVGAPPESIADLDAQIESHYADWLLFTSKLTFGQLKEAMAGFDPALQQQLFAMYLPAAFVPGANADNDILYTNRLRLRIRARVGDNVTFDGRLSMYKVWGDSTGVRVFNGQPTTINIDGTTANVPNSDILRVERAYFSWNDIGGLPVYLSIGRRPSTGGVPLNFRHDEPRGGTPAGSVIDFQFDGLTFGWHINDFSTLRLCYGVGYESGFGNGQVLKNPADRLDDVQLLGINWDVWDTDDMFVQLTVAKAFDVTDGFNGLVVLPADPVTGQAIPAPVILRYTPSAHLGDLDLASVVFQRSDGPVDWFVSANYVESSPNGVTTPFGGLFSDPFEAPQDRSGSMFYGGVRLRFNDDRTKIGVEYNHGSRYWFNFAAAEDEIIAPKTQTRGDVWEVYLTHRIENRFLVKLDYIDYSYDYSGSGWLLGTPKDLETQPVLGFPTYDSARKFALSLMARW